The Streptomyces sp. NBC_01298 genome contains the following window.
GATGAACCCGACCGAGATCGTCACCGCCGTCCAGGAGGAGATCCCGGTCAGGCTGGTGATCCTCGACAACCACGGGTACGCCTCCATCGGCGGCCTCTCGGACGCGGTGGGCGCCGAGGGGTTCGGTACCGCCTACCGCTTCCGGGCGGTGGACGGTTCGTACAGCGGTGCGCCGCTGCCGCTGGACCTGGCGGCCAACGCGGCCTCCCTCGGGATGGCCGTGATCCGCCCCCGCACCATCGGTGACCTGCGCAAAGCCCTCGCCCGGGCGCGCGAGGCGGACCGTCCCACATGTGTCTACGTGCAGACCCGAACACCCGACACTGTGTCGGGCCCGCCCCCCGCACAGGCGTGGTGGGATGTACCTGTGGCCGAGACCGCGACCCGTACGTCGGCGGTGGAAGCCCGAGAAGAGTACGACCGGCAAGCCGCGCAGCGACGTCGCCATCTGTGAAGGAGTTAGGCATGAAGACCGTCAACCACTGGATCGGTGGCAAGACCGTCGAGGGCGCGTCGGGCAACTACGGCCCGGTCACCGACCCGGCCACCGGCGAGGTCACCACGCAGGTCGCCCTCGCGTCCGCCGACGAGGTCGACGCGGCCGTACAGGTCGCCAAGGAGGCGTTCCTGTCCTGGGGGCAGTCCTCGCTGGCCGCCCGCACCAAGGTGCTGTTCGCCTACCGCGCCCTGCTGGACGCCAACCGCGACGCGATCGCCGAGCTGATCGTCGCCGAGCACGGCAAGGTGCACTCCGACGCGCTGGGCGAGGTCGCCCGCGGCCTGGAGATCGTCGAGCTGGCCTGCGGGATCACCGTGCAGCTCAAGGGCGAGCTGTCCACCTCGGTCTCCAGCCGCGTGGACGTCTCCTCGATCCGCCAGCCGATCGGCGTCGTCGCGGGCATCACCCCGTTCAACTTCCCGGCGATGGTGCCGATGTGGATGTTCCCGCTGGCCGTGGCCTGCGGCAACACCTTCATCCTCAAGCCGAGCGAGAAGGACCCCTCGGCCTCCACGCTGCTGGCGCAGCTGGCGAGCCAGGCCGGTCTGCCGGCGGGCGTGCTGAACGTGGTCCACGGTGACAAGGTCGCCGTCGACGCGCTCCTGGCGCACCCCGACATCGCCGCCGTCTCCTTCGTGGGCTCGACCCCGATCGCCCGCCACATCCACACCACCGCCTCGGCCAACGGCAAGCGCGTACAGGCCCTGGGCGGCGCCAAGAACCACATGCTGGTGCTGCCGGACGCCGACCTGGATGCCGCCGCGG
Protein-coding sequences here:
- a CDS encoding CoA-acylating methylmalonate-semialdehyde dehydrogenase, which gives rise to MKTVNHWIGGKTVEGASGNYGPVTDPATGEVTTQVALASADEVDAAVQVAKEAFLSWGQSSLAARTKVLFAYRALLDANRDAIAELIVAEHGKVHSDALGEVARGLEIVELACGITVQLKGELSTSVSSRVDVSSIRQPIGVVAGITPFNFPAMVPMWMFPLAVACGNTFILKPSEKDPSASTLLAQLASQAGLPAGVLNVVHGDKVAVDALLAHPDIAAVSFVGSTPIARHIHTTASANGKRVQALGGAKNHMLVLPDADLDAAADAAVSAAYGSAGERCMAISAVVAVGAIADTLVDKIRERAEKIKIGPGNDPTSEMGPLITAAHRDKVASYVTGAAAQGADVVLDGTGYTVEGKENGHWIGLSLLDNVKTDSDAYRDEIFGPVLCVLRVDTYEEGVALMNASPFGNGTAIFTRDGGAARRFQLEIEAGMVGVNVPIPVPVGYHSFGGWKDSLFGDHHIYGNDGTHFYTRGKVVTTRWPDPSDAPAGVDLGFPRNH